TGTTCCAACGTGCAAATAGATGCTTGTTCAGCGCACCATTAGGTAAGTCCCTTCTCCTCCCTCCACCGTGTCCAGTATCTATTTGCATTGGCGCGTCTGAGTGTCCGCAGGGTCTCGCAGATGGTGTCGATGGTACGTACTTCGGAGAAGAGTTGCTCTACGCGGTGACGATTGTCACGCATCCACGCGATCTCATCGGCAGCGGACAGATACTCGATTTCATCATCACCATTCAAATACTGTTTGATGAGTGATACAGTAAACCAATTGTCTGATGTCATGGCTTCGGTGGGCGCGGTATTGAGCAATATCTGGCCTCGATCATTAGTTAACTGCCAGCTCAAAACGGGCCCCATTAGCGTTAGAGAGGCATTGTTCGTCGCCACACCGCTCGTGCTCGAATCGGTAATGTGGTACCGAGGGTCGAGATACAGCACGTCGAAGTATTTCAAGAAATACTCCAGGAGTGTTTTCATTTCTTAGTGCCTCCGATGACCGGAATCCACCTGGTATCGTCTAACTGACGATACCCATGCAACTCAAGGTATCTTATCTCAGCGGCTGTAAATGTGTCGGGGCCAACCATATCGAATGGTACCGATAATGTGACGGTGTCGCCGTTCGCGATTGCCATGTCAAGTACATGCTGATTCGCGGCCAGTCGTTCGGTCGGAGTCGCCACATTCCATGCGTCCCCTATGTCGAAGTAGCTGGCCCCATGCTGCTGTGCGACTTCAATGTATGACGGACCACCTCCCGCTGGCCTGAATGGCCCTAGCTAGCACGGTTTCGCCGCTTCCGGTCAGATGTTGTTCGGACAACGCCAGAAGCTCATCGCCCATATGGTCCAGCGGGTTGTCCAGGGTGAATTCAGGGTGACCTGGGTCAACCTCAGGCGGAGGAACCTGTGTTTCTCCTGACCCATCATGGTCAATTTCACCCGGCTTAGCATGGTCGCTGGGAGAGCTGGTGCCATCACCGGCGTCATGGTGTCCGTCGCCGCTGCGGGGCCCACCAGGCTGGTACGGATCTTCATTTACTGGTGAGTTTGGGTCCGGCGCACCGCCGTCGGGCGTTCTGTCGTGGGGTCTCCCGCGATGGTCCGGCTCCAAGTCGGTTGAGGGCTCGGCTGCAGGCATTGGCTGCGGATCCGGTGTGTGGGATGTTGCCGAAGTCGTCGCGGCCTGCGGCTTGTGAGCAGCGACCGGTGCTTGCTCGCCCACAGGCTCGCGAATGGACACCGGCGCGGTGCCACGGTCGAGAGCTTCATCCGACTGCGAATGGCCGGGCGGTAGTTTTTCGCCTGACGGGGCGGAAACGGATCCCCCGGGCGTGCCCACCGAATCCGGTTGTGACCCGTTGGGTTTGACCGACTCACCGGTGACTGGTTTGTTCTCGAGTGGTGTCTTGGATTCGGTGGGGCTCTTGGGTAACGGATTGTCTCCGGCTCCGGGTTTGGACTGCGGCCCCGGCGTCGGGCTTCCTGATTGCGGCTGTTGGTCCGTCGGCGGCTGAGGCTGATCAGGCGGTTCAGCCTTAGGGCCAGTGGGTGTGGGCGGCTCAGGAGGTTTTGAGCCACCGGGGTCACGGGTCCCGAACAACCTCTCCCTGAATGCTTTTAGCTTATCGGCGATCTCACGGGCCCTGTCCAACTTGGCGGCCGGCCCTTCGGGAAAGAAGTTCGTCGCGACGTCGGCTTCCATTTTTCCGTAGGCCTCGCCGGGGCTTCTTGCCCAATCGTCCCAGTGAACGTTGTCTTTGATGACCTCCTTCCAGGACTCCAACCAGCCTGGAGCGTGGTCGCCGCCGAGGCCAACCAGCGGCGCCATACCGAGGGCCATCCCACCCACATCGCGGCCATAACCGACCGGGTCGAGCAGAGCGCGGATCTGGTTATAGTTCCAGGCTGTTTCGCCCAGCCCCCAGACGATTTCGCCCATGCCTTTGAACCGTTGCCCAGTGAAATTGATTAACCAACCCACCGGGTTGCCTTGCAGGAACTGTTCCCATTCCTTGGCGGCGAGCCGGCCCATGTTGGTGATCGTCGTGTGGGCCTGCGCAACGGCCTCACCGATCTGGTTGCCGAGCGCATCAACTTCGCCGGTGAAATTATCGACCACCGTGGCGATGTCATGGGCGATGCGGGCGATCTCGTCTTCGTCCTCGTCGGTGAGAAACTCCCAGACTTCTTTGATTCCGGTCAGCGGATCACAGATGCGCGGCAGCAAATCCAGGATCGCCGCATGCACTGCGTCGATCTTGGCCTCATATTTGTCCAGCCCGGTTGCGATGGTCTGACACTGGCCCACTATCGCGGTCGCGCCGGAATAGGCATCGGAAAACGCGCCCTCGATGAGTCCTGCTTCCGGGAGTTGCTGAGCGCGAATAGCATTCATCGGCGCGGCGGTCGCATGGATTTCGGCCACCGCGAATTGGGTGCCGGCGTTACGCCAGGCCGCGGCCGCCGCACGCAGCTTCCCCGAATCCCCATTAGGCCAGATCATCCCGATGTAGGGAGCTACCCAACCCCAGCCCGCCGGGGCGCTATCACCGTTACCGATGGCCGACGCCGCCGAACTCGCGGCCACGCAACTCGTCGGCTGCGGCACCGGCAGCGGCGCGGCGCGGCCGGCGACATCGGACATGGCCTCGGCCAGCGAGTAGTTGTGCGCTGTCATGCGCACGCCATCGCCGAGGTTGCACAACCCATTGCGTGTTACCGCCATCGCCTGCAACACGGTGGCCGCCGTTTCGTCATAAGCACGTCCGAACTGCTCGCCGGCCGGATCATCACCGGCCATACCAGCAGATCCCGCCAGCGCACCGGTCAGCGTCGAGGTCACCGACCCCAGAGTCTCACCGGCAGCCACCACCGCCGCACCAGCACCATCAAGGGCCGCCGGATCCACCGCCAGCGTGGTCATCAGCTCACGACCACATACGGCTATTCGTCGACATGGCACCCGAGTAGTTGGCATGCGCGCCCTGTCCCACGGTACACAATTGAGCCAATGCCTGGCGCATCATCGCCTCACCAAGAGCCCAATGCCGGTGCGCCTCAGCATGAGCCGCCGCACCCTGCCCCGTCCACGTCACGTGCAAGCGGGTCACTAACGAGTCGATTTCGGCGAGCATGCTTTCGGTGTGACGCCCGAACTCGGCCATCCGCTGCACCGCCTCGGACAGCGCCGCCGGATCGACCCGAAACGGCTCAGCCACCACCGACCTCACGCATCGCTTGGGCGGACGCAGTCTCGTTTTGTTGATACCCCGCCCCCGCCTCGGCTACCGCCTGCGCCAGGATGGCCAACCCCAGTTGCACCTCACCAGCACCGCGATGCCACAACTCCCACGCCGAGCCATACGAGTTCCCCGACGCGCCGCGCCAGCCGCCCAACACCTCGCCAACTTCAGAATCAAGCTCTGTCAGCTGCGTTGCAAAATGCTCAGCCGCACCACGCAACGACTCGGCGAACCCCTGCATCACCACAGGATCTACTCGCAACGTGTCATCAGCGCTCATGGCGGCAACCTAACAACATCGGCAGGTCGCCACAATTCAGCCAGCGCCCCACGACCGATGAAGTG
The nucleotide sequence above comes from Mycobacterium pseudokansasii. Encoded proteins:
- a CDS encoding WXG100 family type VII secretion target, with the protein product MAEPFRVDPAALSEAVQRMAEFGRHTESMLAEIDSLVTRLHVTWTGQGAAAHAEAHRHWALGEAMMRQALAQLCTVGQGAHANYSGAMSTNSRMWS
- a CDS encoding ADP-ribosyltransferse — translated: MTSTLTGALAGSAGMAGDDPAGEQFGRAYDETAATVLQAMAVTRNGLCNLGDGVRMTAHNYSLAEAMSDVAGRAAPLPVPQPTSCVAASSAASAIGNGDSAPAGWGWVAPYIGMIWPNGDSGKLRAAAAAWRNAGTQFAVAEIHATAAPMNAIRAQQLPEAGLIEGAFSDAYSGATAIVGQCQTIATGLDKYEAKIDAVHAAILDLLPRICDPLTGIKEVWEFLTDEDEDEIARIAHDIATVVDNFTGEVDALGNQIGEAVAQAHTTITNMGRLAAKEWEQFLQGNPVGWLINFTGQRFKGMGEIVWGLGETAWNYNQIRALLDPVGYGRDVGGMALGMAPLVGLGGDHAPGWLESWKEVIKDNVHWDDWARSPGEAYGKMEADVATNFFPEGPAAKLDRAREIADKLKAFRERLFGTRDPGGSKPPEPPTPTGPKAEPPDQPQPPTDQQPQSGSPTPGPQSKPGAGDNPLPKSPTESKTPLENKPVTGESVKPNGSQPDSVGTPGGSVSAPSGEKLPPGHSQSDEALDRGTAPVSIREPVGEQAPVAAHKPQAATTSATSHTPDPQPMPAAEPSTDLEPDHRGRPHDRTPDGGAPDPNSPVNEDPYQPGGPRSGDGHHDAGDGTSSPSDHAKPGEIDHDGSGETQVPPPEVDPGHPEFTLDNPLDHMGDELLALSEQHLTGSGETVLARAIQASGRWSVIH
- a CDS encoding WXG100 family type VII secretion target, with amino-acid sequence MSADDTLRVDPVVMQGFAESLRGAAEHFATQLTELDSEVGEVLGGWRGASGNSYGSAWELWHRGAGEVQLGLAILAQAVAEAGAGYQQNETASAQAMREVGGG